Proteins encoded in a region of the Ralstonia pseudosolanacearum genome:
- a CDS encoding Lrp/AsnC family transcriptional regulator: MQLDRRDIQLLNLMQDDATLPLRALAERVHMSVATCQRRIAQMRAEGILLRQVALVDRVRVGRPLTVFVWVALDRQHSAALRDFERKMSAEPDVLACYEISGEADFLLSVNAASMEAYHAFTRRVFIAANNVRGFKSNFVMHCAKYETKIPIAEPEAG, from the coding sequence ATGCAGCTCGACCGGCGCGATATCCAGCTACTGAACCTGATGCAGGACGATGCCACCCTGCCGCTGCGCGCGCTGGCCGAGCGCGTGCACATGTCGGTGGCGACCTGCCAGCGGCGCATCGCCCAGATGCGCGCGGAGGGCATCCTGCTGCGGCAGGTCGCGCTGGTGGACCGGGTGCGCGTCGGCCGCCCGCTGACGGTGTTCGTGTGGGTGGCGCTGGACCGCCAGCACAGTGCCGCGCTGCGCGATTTCGAGCGCAAGATGAGCGCGGAGCCCGATGTGCTGGCGTGCTACGAGATATCCGGCGAGGCGGATTTCCTGCTGTCGGTCAACGCCGCCTCGATGGAGGCCTACCACGCCTTTACGCGGCGCGTGTTCATCGCCGCCAACAACGTGCGCGGCTTCAAGAGCAACTTCGTCATGCACTGCGCGAAGTACGAGACCAAGATTCCCATCGCCGAGCCCGAGGCCGGCTGA